In Acidisarcina polymorpha, the DNA window CGGCCAACGGATCCAGCAGCATCCCAATCGTGGTAATCTGCCCGCGACGCCGCGCTAGATATCCATCCACCCCATCGGTGATCGAAGCGGTGATGAACACGAGCGAGGCAATAATCTCCTGCTGGCCGAACGAAGCATCATGAAGTGGAAATGATGGAGAGAGCAGCCAGATGAGCACAGGCACACTGAGAATGCGGCTCAACGTAATGGAATTGGGAAGATTCACACGCTGCCCTTCGCGGGAGTTGGCGTTCGCTTTATTAGAGCACTTTTTAAGGAAGTATAGGGCCCCAATCGGCTCCCGAGGAAAGAACCGCCCGTCACCGAATTCTGCGATCGACACTATGGGCATGGTATGCTTGCGTTCGCGACCAACCTTAAAGCCCCTGACAATCTATAGAAAAAGTAAACAGTTGACCAACAAAGCAATACGTTCGCTGGGTGTGAAATGCCGGCCTCGGAAGGTGAAATTCGTAGTCCGAACCAGAGATGACGGCCGGGACGGAAAGCATGCAGGTCGCGGCAAACTCCGCCTGCTTACCCTTCCACGTTCCGGCAAGCATATTGCAAACCTCCCCGAGAGCGTCTTTTACCGTTCGATCAAAGTGGGTCATGGGTGTTCCTACCATCAACTCAGCCAGCTTCAGCGCGACCGTCTCCGGCATTCGCAGGACGCAAGCTCCGCTTAACTTCCCGGCTAGACCGATGATCGCGGTAACTCCTTCCGTCGTCTCGGTGTCGGACGGGGGCGATATCGCTGAGGCAAGGACTGGGACACAAGAGACGTCCATCATTAACTGAAAGACCTCGGCAACCGAGAGGTCGAGAAATTCGTTTTGTGCCGACTGCTTGTCGCGTGTATTTTGGTTCAGCATAGTTTTAGTTATCCGGATGAAGCGATGTGTACCTTCTAGAGTGGCCGGGCTGCCAACAACCCGGATGAGGCGCGGACCTTCCGATCCTGGCAATCGATCCTACTCGACTAATGGCAATACGCGTTCCTTCACCTGGTCGGCGGTAAATGGTTTCCTTAGGTAACCTTGTGCTCCGGCCATGATTGCTTGACGCACATGCTCCTCGCTGCTCTCGGTAGTGATCATCACCACCGGTACGCCTTCAGCCAACTTTTGACCACGCAAAGCGCGAAGGAACTCGAGGCCATCCATCATCGGCATGTTAATGTCGGACAAGATCAGCTGCACCTTTTCCCGGCGCAGCACCTCCAGCCCCTCGGTGCCGCTTGAAGCTTCAAGCACCGTGCTCAGTTGTACGCCTGCCTGGCGCAACGCGCGCTCAACGATTTTACGCATGACTGACGAGTCGTCTACGATAAGTGCCTTTATCTCGCGCATCTGTTGCACCCTCATTCAGAGATAGCGGCGACGCCAATCGCTCTGCCGCACCGCCTAGGTCTCTCATTGTCTAAGACAAGGAAGTAACCTTGGGGCGATCTGGCTACTTTATCGGCACCCTAAGCGGCGGCTAGAGTGCTTGCTCACGAAAACGAGTGACATGTGATCTTCATACCTGTCCGCCCCGAGTGGCCCGGTCACAGGTACCCTCCCGCAACCGAGGCCACTATAGCCGGCAACGCTCAGAGGCCCGTCTCGGCCAACGAACCCAGCACGTCCTCAATCGGAGCTAGGCAGCCTGCCCGCTTCAGGCTCCCGTCCGTCCGCTTCCACATTCGCATCCAGAAGTAGTCATGCATCCTCACGATCCTGGCGTCAATCGGCTTGGTCTCCTCCAGGATTCGAGTAAAGGTCCCGATCAGAGCGTTCATCCCGGCGGCTTCGACCAACCGCGCTGGAGGAAAGGCTGACTCGAGAATGCGACGGTGAGCGGCCGCGAATGCTCGCCCGTCCACGACACCGGCGGCTACACGCAGGCCCGTCATCCGCTCCAGTGCAAAACTCACGCTGCGGTCAATTCTGTCCTCGAAGCCGAGGTAAAGGAGCGCCGAACCGGCCACGCGAAGCGGAAGGAAGCCGAAGGCGTCGAGGAGCAGTCGGGGGGAGAATGTCGCCATAAGATCGGGCGAATAGTCCTCCAGAGTAAGCACCGGGCACCCCCACTGGGCGCCGAGGGCTCGGGTGATCATTCTCTCGGTGACCTCTTGATCGAGCTGCAGCACGGCGCCGATCCTGCCTCCGCAGGTCCTCTGTCGCGCCAGCGCGCCCCGCAACTGATCCCGGGTAATCGCTCCTTGGGAAAGCAGCACCAGCCCCAAGGGTATGCGATGGCAGTGGACATTGACGGCCTGATCCCACCCCTTAAGCTCGCGGGCGATGGCGTTGCCTACCACGAGCTTGGAGCATTGCGGACCGCATACCCAGCCACCCTCGAAGACTGGGACTTGGCGTCCCCGCCAAAGACGCAGCCAGCCGCTTGAGCAGGCAGCATTCGAGCAGGTAGGAAGGCGTGAACTGGTGAACCTCCAACGGCGGGTGAAAGCATCAGCTGGATCGCGCGTGTCTACGGACCGCGCGTGGTCTTTCTCTAGCCTCGCCAAACTTCCCCCGAGTGAAATCCCGTCTAGAACAGGCATCGGATGCTCTCCAAACTCTTTCGAGGCTCTGCCACTTCAGTGACCTGCAGACCAAAGTTGCCATTGACCAAGACTACCTCCCCGCGCGCGACAATCTTGTCGCCAATGATCAGATCTACGGCGTCGGAGATGGCTCGATTCAACTGGATCACGTCTCCCGGTCCGAGCGCCAGGAGATCGCTCAGCGCCATCTCTCTTGATCCGAAGCGCAACGAGGCTTCGAGCTCGACATCGCGCAGCAGGTCGATGCCTGGCATTTCATCGCGTGGACCAACTACTTCCGTCCCGCGGGGAGACGCGTTTGCTTCGGGAACAGCGGAAAGCGGCTGAAAGGAACTTGCTGCAAAAGCTGGTGGCGGTTCAACTCGGGCGGGCTCAGCCGCAACCAGATCAGCAACAACCAGCGCCACCTTTGCCTTACCGGCTCGCAATTGATATCCCATGCCTTCGCTGCCAACTGGTACCGATTCGGGGGAAATCATCGCCACTTCGCAAGCCTTACCTGTCGATCGGCCGAAAGCAGCCGCGGCTTCGACGCAAGTCTTCCGGAAGATGCGCTGCCACTCCTCCCGCACTTCCTCCGGGTTCAGAGGCTCGCGCCGGGTCTCCGAACCATCCTTCTTTTCGAGTTGCGCGAACAGTGTCGCCAGTGCGGTCTCGTCAGCGGTGACGGTGAACGTCCCACTCCAGTCACCTGCTAAATCGACCATCAAAGTCATGGTCGACGCGCCAGGGGGAATCGCAGCGCCCGGTAATAGATTGAAGCTCTGTGAAAATTCCGCCTCAAGAACTTCGGCGGCCACCTTCAACCAGCTTGCTATAAACATGCTCATGCCACATAGTTTCCGCCCACCACGAACTGTCCAAATGCCTCGATGACACTGCCTGCGGCTGCCGTTCCTTCTCCTCCATGGAGTAGAATTCTGCGACTCGAGGCGATGTTCAACGAGAGTCGGAAAAGCGTCAGCAGGAGCAGCAGTGTTGGGAATACGGAAAAATCCACTGCTCGTCTCACCTGGACGGCCGAGAGAAACACCAACACCGCCGCCGCCATCGAAAGCGCCAGCAGCACATCAAGCAGTACCGCCGGCATGGGGACCAGCATGACAAAAACCACACTAATGGCGGCAATGGGAAGCACCAAGTCCCGGCTCGACTTCAACAGCCGCTGCGGCCAACTGCCGAAAACCGTAGACCTGGCGGCTGGGGTGGATAGCCCGGAAGTCACATCGTTGAGCGCGGCCGAAGTCTCCGGTGGGTTGGCTGCCGGCGTAGCCGGACGAGAGAGGGTGGGGGTGGATGCGGCAGCGGGTAGTGCGACAGTGCTCATTAGGTCTCCTTTAGAACGGTGTCGCATCAACTCTGGGAGCTTTTTCCGATCGTACGGTGCGCAGAAAGCAAGCGGCAGCTGGAGTCAGACCATTGGAAGCTTCCTCTAACTGCGCTTGGCCTAGCTCGTTCCGGGTTCCTTTACATCCGGTTTACCGCTCACTGGCGAAAAGGGCCACGGAGGCGGAGTCGCTCGGCGGAGCACTTGTTGGCGCGCCCGGTCCTCGACTTTCTGGCGGTAAAGATAAGCGAGAATGCCAGCCACAGCAGCGAAGAGTTCAAATGGAATCGCTTGTCCTGCCTCTACGGAGCGATAGAGTGAACGTGCCAACGGAGGGTTCTCGACGATGGGAATACCCGCCCATCGGGCCTCCGTCTTGATCTGTTCGGCAACCAAATTTCTTCCCTTCACTAGAACCCGGGGTGCGTCCATGGTGGCAAAATCGAAGGTCAGCGCGACCGCATAGTGAGTCGGATTGGTGATGACCACCGACGCTTTGGCGACATCGGACCGGATCATGCGCGCACGCATCTGTCTTTGCAGATTGCGGATACGTCCTCGGATTTGGGGATTGCCCTCCGATTCCTTATATTCGTCCCGCAACTCTTGCTTGCTCATTCGCAGCCGTTGCGACCAGCTCCGATATTCGATCAAAAGTCGACCGCGGACCAGACGCAGAGGATCCATGCAGCGTTGACCAGAAGTGCATAAGCCCCACCCATGACCTCGGGCATCCGGGCCACGCTGAAGACCGGAAACTCTGCCTGATGCATCAACTGTCCCCACGCGAGCACACTCAGTACCGCGACGGGTAGTAAGGTCTTGAAGAGCCGGGCGCCACTTCGAAGAGAGAACAAATTCTTCAGGTTGGCGATCGGATCCAGGCGCGTCCATTTCGGCTGCAGAACAGGAGCAAAGAATCGAACACCGCCGCCCTGTATGATCCCAGCGGTAAGCGCCGCACCGACACAGGCCAACATCACCGAAATCACGGGCAGCATCACGGCGACCGAAGCCCCGCGTAATTCGAGAACCGCGGCAATCCCTCCCTTGCCACGCCACGCTGGCGTCTCGGCCATCCCCATTAACCGCTGAAAAGCGGACATCCAACCGGTCAGCCAGGCCGGAGCTATGGCGCCGAGCGTCAAGCTGCCTGCTAAGGTCACGGAGGCCGCCAAAAGCTCACGGCTATGAGGGCTATCACCCTGCTCCCGAGCCTTCTGCCGCCTTCGCGGGCTGGCCTGTTCCGTGCGTTCTCCGGCCATCGATTGCCTCGCCTCTCCCCTACGGCCTCGTAAGGCCTTCCCGCAGTAATTTCATGGCCGCATCGAGCAATCCGGAAAAGCGGGCCTCGATGAACCGTGGCCACAATGCCAAGGATCCGATCAGCACTACGTAGCCCGCAATCGTCTTGAGAGGAACGGTAATCGCCAGAACCGGCAGCTGAGGGGAGATCTTCCCCAATAGCGCAATCGTGACCTCGATCAACATGGTTGCCGACAATGCTGGCGCAGCCATTTGCAAGGCCGAGGCAAAGATTCCCCCCGCCATCCCCACTACAGCCAGTCCGGTATGCGCACCCAGCCAGACTCCACCGAGCGGCGCATCCACAAAGCTTCGAATTAATGCCGCTACCAGCACTCGATCCAGCCCGGCTGCGATCAGCACTAGTGTGCCGATCAAGGTAAAGAATTGTCCCAAGAGCGGCGTCTGGACGGATGAGTTCGGATCAAGCAGATTGACGAGCGAAAAGCTGAACTGAAAACCCAACACCTGGCCAGCAAACGACAACATCTCCTGCACCATGGACAACAAAAAGCCGAATAGCAAGCCAACGGTTAATTCACCCGCAATCGATCCGAGCCCGAGCTCGAGATGGGCCCTTGGAAACGCGGCGACCACCGGCGCCAGCAATACTGATAAGGCCAGCAGGAAGATCGCCTTCACTCGCATGGCAATCGCCAGAGAAGAGAAGATCGGAGCAAACACCAGCAATCCACTCAACCGCACTGCTACCAGAACCATCGCAATGAGATAACTCGACCAATCGAGGCTCGCGTTCGGTATCAGGCTATCCATCCCGCTTTCCTTCTCGATTCTTGACATCTAACCTATGGATGAAAGCGGGTTTTCTATTCGCCCGGTCTCAACCAAGAAAACGGTGAAAGTCGCAGAACAGCCGCACCGTGTAGGTGACCAGCCGCCCCAGGAACCAGGGCATCCCGATCAGCATGAGTGCGACCACTATCAAAAGCCGGGGAACTGTCGTCAGCGTTTGTTCTTGGAGGGAAGTCAGCGTCTGAACCAGGCTCAACAAGAAACTCGTTACGCTCGCGGCAAGCAATACCGGCCCACCCAAGATCATTGCCTCACGCAGCAATTGGCGCATTAACTCTGCTACTTGATCGGTCGACAAGGTCTCGCTCCTTCGCGTATGTCACCGGCAGCCAGCTAGCTGTCCGGTCAAAAACTCTTGAGCAGCGAGCCGGCCAGCAAGTTCCAGCCATCCACCATTACAAACAATAGGATCTTGAGCGGCGTCGAGACCACCACTGGCGGCAACTGGAACATGCCGATCGAAGTGGTGATAGAGGCCACCACCAGGTCGACCAGCAGGAAGGGGAGAAAGAGCACCGCGCCAATCTGGAAACCGGCCTTCAGTTCAGACAACATGTAAGCCGGCACCACGACTCGCAATGGCAGGTCTTCCGGCTTCGCCGGACGAACTCCAAGCGAAGCCGACGCAAATAGCTCAAGGTCCTTCTCCCGCGCGTAATGAAGCATGTACAGGCGGGGCGGCTCCATTCCTTTTTCAATCGCACTCAACCCCGTGATTTGCCCTAATCGATATGGCTCGACTGCCTGCTGGTCAACAGCCGTCAGGACGGGCTGCATGAGGAACCAGGTCATGAACAGGCCTAATCCGATCAGCGTCTGATTGCTGGGGGCAGTCTGGGTCCCGAGCGCTTGACGAAGAAAGTGGAAGACCACCAGCAGCCGCACCATTGGGGTCATCGAAAGCACCAGTGCCGGCAGAATCGTCAACAGAGTTAGAGTGAAAACAATATTCCACGGCACGGCATTGTTGCCACTGATATGGGACTCAAGGCCGGAAAAGGAAGACAGCTTTGCGGCCGGAGCTAGGAACAATATCAGCAACGTCATAGCGCCATCCGATCATTGAGCGAAGGCAATGCTGGACCGACGGCCAGGGGCAAGCGCCTTCTTCGCGACCGAAGTCGGCGGGTCGTCACCCGGTTCGGTTGCGCGGTCCGGATGAACGGGCGGCCACCCCGATCGCCCGTCAACGCCTGCTGCCAAGAGCCAATTTCGATCATTGCCGAGATTGACTCCGGACTGTCGGCCACCAAAAAGCGGTGTTCTCCGCAGCCAACCACGAGCAGGGATTTCTTTGCTCCCAGATTTAAGCGGGCAGAGATTGACAAGGGCTGCGATTGCTCGGCTTGCCGTCCACTGAGCCTCCCCATTAGCATCGCCCAAATCGGCCAACACTTTCGCTTGAGGTTCGCTGCCCACTCGCCTGCTGCTTGGAGAGGCATGGTTCCGAAGTCCGAGGAATCGTTCCTGCTCATACCAGCCTCGTGACTCTGACCGCCAAGGTCTGGTCGACAACCTCGAACTCGGTCCAGACGAGGTGAACGTCGCCGCAAGTAAGAGGAACATCGTCGGTACTCGGCCAGGCCGACGGAACAACTCTCCCCGGAGCGAGGGCCATCAGGTCGCCTACCCGGAAATTGGGAAGCGGAACGCGGACATCCAGTTGAACGGGAAGTCCCGAGATCCGCGCCAATTGCAATCTTCCATCAAAGGGCGGATCGGACGCATGGCTGCCGGTTGGCCGCAACAAGGCGACACCGGCAATACCAGCCTCCTCCCCCGCCGCCTTATCTTCCGCTGTCGCTCGTTCGGTCATCATGTATGCTCACCCTTCACTTTCCTGCTATCAAAACTCACGCTGCTGTCGATAGGGTTATGTGCAGATAAGGGGCCCGAACTGGGACGGAAGGGTGAGAGGAATCTCATGTCACGTGCAGTCTGAGTATTTCGTGAAAGACATCGGACGGTTCCGATACCA includes these proteins:
- a CDS encoding chemotaxis protein CheX, producing the protein MLNQNTRDKQSAQNEFLDLSVAEVFQLMMDVSCVPVLASAISPPSDTETTEGVTAIIGLAGKLSGACVLRMPETVALKLAELMVGTPMTHFDRTVKDALGEVCNMLAGTWKGKQAEFAATCMLSVPAVISGSDYEFHLPRPAFHTQRTYCFVGQLFTFSIDCQGL
- a CDS encoding response regulator, which codes for MREIKALIVDDSSVMRKIVERALRQAGVQLSTVLEASSGTEGLEVLRREKVQLILSDINMPMMDGLEFLRALRGQKLAEGVPVVMITTESSEEHVRQAIMAGAQGYLRKPFTADQVKERVLPLVE
- a CDS encoding FliM/FliN family flagellar motor switch protein, whose amino-acid sequence is MSMFIASWLKVAAEVLEAEFSQSFNLLPGAAIPPGASTMTLMVDLAGDWSGTFTVTADETALATLFAQLEKKDGSETRREPLNPEEVREEWQRIFRKTCVEAAAAFGRSTGKACEVAMISPESVPVGSEGMGYQLRAGKAKVALVVADLVAAEPARVEPPPAFAASSFQPLSAVPEANASPRGTEVVGPRDEMPGIDLLRDVELEASLRFGSREMALSDLLALGPGDVIQLNRAISDAVDLIIGDKIVARGEVVLVNGNFGLQVTEVAEPRKSLESIRCLF
- a CDS encoding FHIPEP family type III secretion protein, producing the protein MSTVALPAAASTPTLSRPATPAANPPETSAALNDVTSGLSTPAARSTVFGSWPQRLLKSSRDLVLPIAAISVVFVMLVPMPAVLLDVLLALSMAAAVLVFLSAVQVRRAVDFSVFPTLLLLLTLFRLSLNIASSRRILLHGGEGTAAAGSVIEAFGQFVVGGNYVA
- a CDS encoding EscU/YscU/HrcU family type III secretion system export apparatus switch protein, translating into MSKQELRDEYKESEGNPQIRGRIRNLQRQMRARMIRSDVAKASVVITNPTHYAVALTFDFATMDAPRVLVKGRNLVAEQIKTEARWAGIPIVENPPLARSLYRSVEAGQAIPFELFAAVAGILAYLYRQKVEDRARQQVLRRATPPPWPFSPVSGKPDVKEPGTS
- a CDS encoding EscU/YscU/HrcU family type III secretion system export apparatus switch protein, yielding MAGERTEQASPRRRQKAREQGDSPHSRELLAASVTLAGSLTLGAIAPAWLTGWMSAFQRLMGMAETPAWRGKGGIAAVLELRGASVAVMLPVISVMLACVGAALTAGIIQGGGVRFFAPVLQPKWTRLDPIANLKNLFSLRSGARLFKTLLPVAVLSVLAWGQLMHQAEFPVFSVARMPEVMGGAYALLVNAAWILCVWSAVDF
- a CDS encoding flagellar biosynthetic protein FliR: MDSLIPNASLDWSSYLIAMVLVAVRLSGLLVFAPIFSSLAIAMRVKAIFLLALSVLLAPVVAAFPRAHLELGLGSIAGELTVGLLFGFLLSMVQEMLSFAGQVLGFQFSFSLVNLLDPNSSVQTPLLGQFFTLIGTLVLIAAGLDRVLVAALIRSFVDAPLGGVWLGAHTGLAVVGMAGGIFASALQMAAPALSATMLIEVTIALLGKISPQLPVLAITVPLKTIAGYVVLIGSLALWPRFIEARFSGLLDAAMKLLREGLTRP
- a CDS encoding flagellar biosynthetic protein FliQ; this translates as MSTDQVAELMRQLLREAMILGGPVLLAASVTSFLLSLVQTLTSLQEQTLTTVPRLLIVVALMLIGMPWFLGRLVTYTVRLFCDFHRFLG
- the fliP gene encoding flagellar type III secretion system pore protein FliP (The bacterial flagellar biogenesis protein FliP forms a type III secretion system (T3SS)-type pore required for flagellar assembly.), which produces MTLLILFLAPAAKLSSFSGLESHISGNNAVPWNIVFTLTLLTILPALVLSMTPMVRLLVVFHFLRQALGTQTAPSNQTLIGLGLFMTWFLMQPVLTAVDQQAVEPYRLGQITGLSAIEKGMEPPRLYMLHYAREKDLELFASASLGVRPAKPEDLPLRVVVPAYMLSELKAGFQIGAVLFLPFLLVDLVVASITTSIGMFQLPPVVVSTPLKILLFVMVDGWNLLAGSLLKSF
- a CDS encoding flagellar biosynthetic protein FliO — its product is MSRNDSSDFGTMPLQAAGEWAANLKRKCWPIWAMLMGRLSGRQAEQSQPLSISARLNLGAKKSLLVVGCGEHRFLVADSPESISAMIEIGSWQQALTGDRGGRPFIRTAQPNRVTTRRLRSRRRRLPLAVGPALPSLNDRMAL
- a CDS encoding FliM/FliN family flagellar motor C-terminal domain-containing protein, producing the protein MMTERATAEDKAAGEEAGIAGVALLRPTGSHASDPPFDGRLQLARISGLPVQLDVRVPLPNFRVGDLMALAPGRVVPSAWPSTDDVPLTCGDVHLVWTEFEVVDQTLAVRVTRLV